A single window of Candidatus Methanomethylicota archaeon DNA harbors:
- a CDS encoding formate--phosphoribosylaminoimidazolecarboxamide ligase family protein, with product MINRENIWNLLENYEFNDIRIGSLGSHSALDISDGAKDEGFKTIVVCQKGREKPYIKYKRIVDECIILDKFSMIVNEEIQKILRIKNTIFVPHRAFSTYVSYDDIENKFLIPIFGNRYLLRTEERNFEKNQYYLLEKAGIRQPKKFKSPSEIDRLVIVKVQEAKRKIERAFFTAIDEKDFWKKARERIEKGIIKEEDLEKAVIEEFVLGTYFNFNYFYSPLKKELEFMGIDRRLQTNLHDFISLPAKQQLEINVVLQNIEIGHIGATIRESMLEKVFEIGEKFVEITKIEFPPGIIGPFALQGAVTKDQEIVIFDVSPRVPGSPVIGTTSPYTKYAYGVPMSIGRRIAREIKEGIETRSLKELIT from the coding sequence ATGATTAATAGAGAAAATATTTGGAATTTATTAGAAAATTATGAATTTAATGATATAAGAATAGGATCGCTAGGAAGTCATTCAGCTTTAGATATATCAGATGGAGCAAAAGATGAAGGCTTTAAGACTATTGTTGTTTGTCAAAAAGGAAGAGAGAAACCTTATATAAAGTACAAGAGGATTGTAGATGAATGTATTATATTAGATAAATTTTCCATGATTGTAAATGAAGAAATACAAAAAATATTAAGAATAAAAAATACAATTTTTGTACCTCATAGAGCTTTTTCTACTTATGTAAGCTATGATGATATTGAAAATAAATTTTTAATTCCTATTTTTGGAAATAGATATCTTTTAAGAACAGAAGAAAGAAATTTTGAAAAAAATCAATATTATTTATTAGAAAAAGCAGGCATAAGACAACCTAAGAAATTTAAGTCACCATCTGAAATAGATAGATTGGTTATTGTAAAAGTACAAGAAGCAAAAAGGAAAATTGAAAGAGCTTTTTTTACAGCAATTGATGAAAAAGATTTTTGGAAAAAAGCAAGAGAAAGAATTGAAAAAGGCATAATTAAAGAAGAGGATTTAGAAAAAGCAGTAATAGAAGAATTTGTTTTAGGAACTTATTTCAATTTCAATTACTTTTATTCTCCATTAAAGAAAGAATTAGAATTTATGGGAATTGATAGAAGACTTCAAACAAATTTACATGATTTTATTTCTCTTCCTGCAAAACAACAATTAGAAATTAATGTTGTTCTTCAAAATATAGAAATTGGACATATAGGAGCTACAATAAGAGAATCTATGCTTGAAAAAGTATTTGAGATTGGAGAAAAATTTGTAGAAATTACAAAAATAGAATTTCCACCAGGTATTATAGGACCCTTTGCTCTTCAAGGAGCAGTTACAAAAGATCAAGAAATAGTCATCTTTGATGTTTCTCCAAGAGTGCCAGGGAGCCCTGTAATCGGTACTACAAGTCCATATACTAAATATGCTTATGGAGTACCAATGAGTATTGGTAGGAGAATTGCAAGAGAAATAAAAGAAGGTATTGAGACTAGAAGTTTAAAGGAGTTGATTACTTAA
- a CDS encoding formate--phosphoribosylaminoimidazolecarboxamide ligase, translated as MLYIATIGSHSALQILKGAKLEGFKTLLICSKKREKFYRNFGFIDEFIIVENFDEILNENIQERMLELNAIFIPHGTLISESNIEIFEKKFKPPIFGNRRIFKWEADRILKDFLLREAGIKTPKYFEKIEDVDRPVIVKLPGAEGGRGYFIAKDKNDLENKLNEIIKKGLLRENEKIFIQEYIIGITLYPHFFYSPILKRLELLGCDRRYETNVDALGRICAKDQLELNIIPTFRVIGNIPIVIRESMLPDILEFGEKFVNATKKLIPPGMIGPFCLEMICDEFGELYTFEFSGRIVAGTNLFIEGSPYSSLIFDEPMSMGRRIAREIKMAYEEGRLKEVIT; from the coding sequence ATGCTATATATAGCAACCATAGGTTCTCATTCAGCACTTCAAATATTAAAAGGTGCAAAATTAGAAGGTTTTAAAACATTATTAATATGTTCAAAAAAAAGAGAAAAATTTTATAGAAATTTTGGATTCATAGATGAATTTATTATAGTTGAAAATTTTGATGAAATTTTAAATGAAAATATTCAAGAAAGAATGTTAGAATTGAATGCAATTTTTATTCCTCATGGAACACTAATATCAGAAAGTAACATAGAAATTTTTGAAAAAAAATTCAAACCACCAATATTTGGAAATAGAAGAATATTTAAATGGGAAGCTGATAGAATTCTAAAGGATTTTTTATTAAGAGAAGCAGGTATAAAGACTCCTAAGTATTTTGAAAAAATTGAAGATGTTGATAGACCTGTGATTGTAAAATTACCAGGAGCTGAGGGTGGTAGAGGATATTTCATAGCAAAAGATAAAAATGATTTAGAGAATAAACTTAATGAAATTATTAAAAAAGGATTATTGAGAGAAAATGAGAAAATTTTCATTCAAGAATATATTATAGGAATTACCTTATATCCTCATTTCTTTTATTCTCCTATATTAAAAAGACTTGAACTTCTTGGATGTGATAGAAGATATGAAACAAATGTAGATGCATTAGGAAGGATTTGTGCAAAGGATCAACTTGAATTAAATATAATTCCAACCTTTAGAGTAATTGGCAATATTCCAATTGTAATTAGAGAATCCATGCTTCCAGATATCTTAGAATTTGGTGAAAAATTTGTAAATGCTACAAAAAAACTTATACCACCTGGAATGATAGGTCCATTTTGCTTAGAAATGATATGTGATGAATTTGGTGAATTATATACTTTTGAATTCTCAGGAAGGATTGTTGCTGGTACGAATTTATTCATAGAAGGATCTCCATATAGTAGTTTAATATTTGATGAACCAATGAGTATGGGTAGAAGAATTGCAAGAGAAATAAAAATGGCATATGAAGAAGGTAGATTAAAGGAAGTGATAACATAG
- a CDS encoding nucleoside phosphorylase, giving the protein MYHIKCSKEDIAERVIVCGDPVRVKKIAEFLDRPKLVNENRCLLTFTGEYKGIAITISTTGMGAPSAAIVMEELASLGVKFVIRVGTTGGVKLEVGDIVIPTIAIPLDGTTLAYSRKYQLDTHADVELIELLKENLRNCKFYTGPICTCDTFYLNENVEGVLSYDMESSIIFALGKIRGYRAASILVVNGKAFGNMRIVDNEEVKKSMEKCIIAALEALVHIKN; this is encoded by the coding sequence ATGTATCATATAAAATGCTCTAAAGAAGATATAGCTGAAAGAGTAATAGTATGTGGAGATCCTGTAAGAGTGAAAAAAATAGCAGAATTTCTTGATAGACCTAAATTGGTTAATGAAAATAGATGTCTTCTAACTTTTACTGGAGAATACAAAGGAATAGCTATAACAATATCTACTACAGGTATGGGAGCGCCTTCAGCAGCCATAGTAATGGAAGAGCTCGCATCCCTTGGAGTAAAATTTGTAATAAGGGTTGGAACTACTGGTGGAGTAAAATTAGAAGTAGGAGATATTGTAATACCTACAATAGCCATTCCTTTAGATGGAACTACATTAGCTTATAGTAGAAAATATCAATTAGATACTCATGCTGATGTAGAATTAATAGAATTATTGAAAGAGAATTTGAGAAATTGTAAATTTTATACAGGACCAATATGTACATGTGATACATTCTATTTAAATGAAAATGTAGAAGGTGTTTTAAGCTATGATATGGAATCTTCAATAATATTTGCTCTTGGAAAAATAAGAGGATATAGAGCAGCTTCAATTTTAGTAGTTAATGGTAAGGCTTTTGGTAATATGAGAATTGTAGATAATGAAGAAGTTAAAAAAAGTATGGAAAAATGCATAATTGCAGCATTAGAAGCCTTAGTTCATATAAAAAATTGA
- a CDS encoding toprim domain-containing protein, producing MKSFKYYSELLWEIKTIIDSMNSILSLIIVEGKNDEKALREIGLRVPIYRFRESGLSNIIFVDEISNNFKGKKIAILLDFDNEGQEMAEYLSRELEERGVKVERYFRKILKEILIKEGIRHIEEIRVIKTKANIG from the coding sequence GTGAAATCTTTTAAATATTATTCAGAACTATTATGGGAAATAAAAACAATAATAGACTCTATGAATAGTATTTTATCTCTTATAATAGTAGAGGGGAAAAATGATGAAAAAGCATTAAGAGAAATTGGATTAAGAGTGCCAATTTATAGATTTCGTGAATCTGGCCTTTCAAACATAATTTTTGTAGATGAAATTTCAAATAATTTCAAAGGGAAAAAAATAGCAATTTTATTAGATTTTGATAATGAAGGACAGGAAATGGCAGAATATCTAAGTAGAGAATTAGAAGAGAGGGGGGTAAAAGTAGAGAGATATTTCAGAAAAATTTTAAAAGAAATTTTAATAAAAGAAGGGATAAGACATATTGAAGAAATAAGAGTTATAAAAACAAAAGCTAATATTGGATAA
- the rimI gene encoding ribosomal protein S18-alanine N-acetyltransferase yields the protein MEKHEYIIREFKPEDLDAVVKINRICLSENYPPSFFLEHYYENPKIFLVAEINGNIIGYNMCRLEFGLSNISERLVKKGHIISIAVMEEFRRRGIGSKLIEEALKRLKECGASEVYLEVRISNYPAITLYRKMGFKAVRIIEGYYRDGEGAYLMVKEL from the coding sequence TTGGAGAAACATGAATATATAATTAGAGAATTCAAACCAGAAGACTTAGATGCAGTAGTTAAAATAAATAGAATATGTTTATCAGAAAATTATCCACCATCTTTCTTTTTAGAACATTACTATGAAAATCCAAAAATATTCCTAGTAGCAGAAATTAATGGAAATATTATAGGATATAATATGTGTAGATTAGAATTTGGTCTTTCAAATATAAGTGAAAGATTAGTAAAAAAAGGTCATATAATATCAATAGCAGTAATGGAAGAATTTAGAAGAAGAGGAATAGGTTCTAAGTTAATTGAAGAAGCTTTAAAAAGATTAAAAGAATGTGGAGCAAGTGAAGTTTATTTAGAAGTTAGAATATCTAATTATCCTGCTATTACTTTATATAGAAAAATGGGATTTAAAGCTGTAAGAATAATTGAAGGTTATTATAGAGATGGAGAAGGTGCTTATTTAATGGTTAAAGAATTATAA
- a CDS encoding DNA-directed RNA polymerase subunit K gives MTVEQEKIIGPNKLTRFERARIIGARALQISMGAPPLIITNKSSPLEIAEEELKAGVLPITIRRKLPDGRYQDIPLKWLIEQEK, from the coding sequence TTGACAGTAGAACAAGAAAAAATAATAGGTCCTAACAAACTTACAAGATTTGAACGTGCACGCATAATTGGTGCAAGAGCTCTTCAAATATCCATGGGTGCCCCTCCATTAATAATTACAAATAAATCATCACCATTGGAAATTGCTGAAGAAGAATTAAAAGCTGGAGTATTACCAATAACTATTAGAAGAAAATTACCAGATGGGCGCTATCAAGATATTCCACTTAAGTGGTTAATAGAACAAGAGAAATAA